The following coding sequences are from one Triticum aestivum cultivar Chinese Spring chromosome 5A, IWGSC CS RefSeq v2.1, whole genome shotgun sequence window:
- the LOC123106357 gene encoding thaumatin-like pathogenesis-related protein 3, translated as MAVSSSALILLLAAALTTGASARSFSITNRCSFTVWPAATPVGGGRQLNNGQTWNLDIPDGTSSARIWGRTGCSFNGNSGRCSTGDCGGALSCTLSGQPPLTLAEFTLGGGTDYYDISVIDGYNLPMDFSCSTGVNIQCRDSSCPDAYHQPNDVRTKACSGNRRFSIVFCP; from the coding sequence ATGGCCGTCTCCTCGTCGGCGCTCATCCTCCTCCTTGCCGCGGCCCTCACCACGGGGGCTAGCGCCAGGAGCTTCTCCATCACGAACCGCTGCTCCTTCACTGTGTGGCCGGCGGCCACCCCGGTGGGCGGCGGACGGCagctcaacaacggccaaacttgGAACCTCGACATCCCCGACGGCACCAGCTCCGCCAGGATCTGGGGCCGCACCGGCTGCAGCTTCAACGGCAACAGCGGGAGATGCAGCACCGGCGACTGTGGCGGCGCGCTCTCCTGCACCCTCTCCGGCCAGCCCCCGCTGACTTTGGCGGAGTTCACCCTCGGTGGCGGCACAGACTACTACGACATCTCGGTGATCGACGGGTACAACCTCCCCATGGACTTCTCCTGCAGCACCGGCGTCAACATCCAGTGCCGCGACTCCAGCTGCCCCGACGCCTACCACCAGCCCAACGACGTCAGGACCAAAGCTTGCAGCGGTAACAGGAGGTTCAGTATAGTCTTCTGCCCATGA